TGGTTCACCAATATAGACATTTGTAAATCGCATATTTGAATCAACAATCGCTTGTAGATGaatggagaaaaattttttgcgattacaatataattgttcATTTGTCGAAGGCTTTTCAATGCGAATGTGTGTACAGTCAATTGCTCCTAACACTTGTGGAATccttctttttgaaaaaaacctTTCGCACACTGCTATAACCTTTTCATGTTGCGGCCATGTAATAATTTCATCCGTTTTAGTTAATAACCAAGCAATTACGCGACGTATAATTCGGAAAACAGACGAAATAGAAACGTCAAAGCGATCCGATATTGTTCTTAGCGGCTCCGTATTAGCCATAAAccataacaatatatatatgctCAGCCGTCCTGAGATCGGTCTGATCCCATACAAATGATTTGGCATAAATTCAGATGTTTCATATTCATCTGTaacaataatatgtatatatgtattacatTTGCAAgcttcatatatgtatattacatcaaagaaatatattttttttattatcaaagatATAGTTAAATGTGTGGGTCCATCCAATTTAAATGCACGCAAATGAAAAGTGTTTTTTGTCTACATTGCAACATTAAATGTAGTTACAGATAATTCATcactattatttatatacaagtaATTACCTATAAGTTGAAGTGCTGTTTGTCGCGATAGTCGCAAGTGCTCTTTAAATTCATACTCTGTCCAAGATTCTACAAGCTGTAGATAATCTTCCACGTAATGTCGTTTACGTCCACAcgataaatattgcattaatggAAAGTACAATGCATTATTATCATTTTCGCTATATAAAAAACTGTCGTTTGTTGTAGTGCTGTCCACATCATAACAATAAGAACTGTCACTAGTAGAACTGGAGTCATTGTTATGTACCGATAACGtttctgttaaataaaatacggCCGTTTGTTTCCACATctataatgaatattaaatattgaatacatttacatacacttaaaatttgtatgtaGTGCCTACATACAAATAATGCTTTACTAcatgcttttaattattaaattgtggtttacaaatcaaataataaatattctttttgcaTAAATAGTACTTactgttaattatttttcaaaattctaatttcttatattattattttaaaatttaattaaactttccaATTGagatatgtatgtatgtacaatttaATGTTTACATTGTCGTTTATAACCTTGCAGACCAGTTAATATGGCGCAGAATTCTAGTTAATCATGAAGGAAGATTAAGGAGAGGGAACTGCAGAGATTGAAAGTGGTCACGAAAAATGTTCCACGTTCTGCCATGTTTGTCCAATGGAAGAACTAGGACCATAGCGTCGCCATCTTGGACtgattttatccttgttgtttaccaagtgttagataaagataaaattgctGGCATTAGTCCTGGAGTAGTTTTGACAGTTTTTGGTTAAAAGGTTATAAATACATGTTACAATGtaagtggaaaattttttaatgtaatataataaaaaaataatagtataaatgttttaaatgtaacacGTAATGTGTTGATAGGTATGCTAAAGTAATATAtaagtaaagataaaataaaaataaataaaaattctataaacaatatataattgcatagtatttattataatagtgtTATGAAATCTATTTCAGAGAGGAAATATCGCCAGagtgtgaaatatatatatataatatatatatattacgtaatcaatgaataaatattgaatgaaattagaaaattgaaaagaatatatatatatatatatatatatatatatataaaattatatatattgctaCAGAAAGAGGTAATTactaatatcttatatatttatttacacaccATAAATActcaaataacaatttgttatttgttatataatatgaaACATGTCTCAAAATGATGATGACAAAAATAATGGCAAATTGCTATTTGGGTAGTCatataaaataagcaaaaataaagtactaataagtaaaaatattaatattacttcgAAAATAATATGCTTCATTATTTTGTAGCTTTTAACAAAGAATGGAACTTGAAAAAGATGGACACAATAGTTTTAAATACTTGCAAGATAATTTGGAGTTGACTACACTTCCTTCTACAAAATGGAGTTATTCAAAAGGAAATGAAATGTTTTTTGGTTTCCAAAAGGTAGAAAATGATtataatgtaagaaaaagaattgcttttttgcaaaatggacagattaatatttatatagatgatAAGATTCATTTCctttcaaaatttattgtaatttcaaGTATTGaggatttaaatgaattattacaagttcttgataaattataaaaatgttatataaaaattcacaatgTCATGCTAtaacttcaatttaatatcattttaaagatCACACATAATTAACATGATTTGagcacaaaatattatatatatatatatatatatatatatacatatatatatgcttaatctatttatttatatttatctttatccatttaatatatatatatatatatatatgtgtatatatatgcttaaaatttatatattacatatgtgtaaatatacatacatatatatatatatatatatatatatatatagaatacagtaatatataaattttaaagtttaaacaaCTTGATAACCTgatgacatatatatatatatatatatatatatgtattattaaatgatatttttttctgattatgatattcttttactttttgattTGGTATTATATTACGCGATTGTCTTAACAGTATCTTCCATCCTTTTGTGCAGGCTGAACATCTCATTTTCTGTCCTCTGTAGCGGTTTATAATTACAAATCCTTGACAATTTGTAACTCtgtaatagaaattaatatcttttatctaaagaatattttatgttcaataCACTATAATTCAACAAGAAAACTTCctacaaaattacttttatagtaaattgtaataaaattttagtattttttaatataaacaataactttaataaaaataaaattttatataccaaacctgttttcattattaatatttgcacaAGGAAACATAgtttgtactttatttaaaatttgtttaacttcTTGTATATTGTGaatctttttgttaaaagaaaCTTCTTTTTCTCCAATAAATgcctatttaataaattaataacatttaaataaattacaaatataaatggatatatgttatgttataaatatattttggtattttatttaattatatttaccttTACTTCCAAATTTGTGGTAACACTAATACGTCTTAAAATGTGTGAAAAATCGTTAGCCCAACATGTCCACATCATATGCTCATCATCAATATTTACAAACCAATGGCTTGTTGGGACCTCGATAgcttttgcaatatttatatcttCAGCAGAAAATTTAATAGGATCTGGTTTTTTGACTGAATGTAAAACTGAGGTGTTACATTCATTTGAAATCTTTTCATCATGAAGGAAGGTTAATCTTCCTTCATGCTTTTCATGTTCTATGTGATTAAAATATGGTACCCGTTCTTCTGAAAAAATTGAAGGAACTGctccttcttttaattttggTCTTTGTCTTGGTACATAAATGATTGTACCATCTGTTTGCACAAATGCATCCTCTTTAATAATGTCTTCTGATTTGAAATGCAATTCgcaaaatctgctattcttattaatttttttatttctagcaGACATTATCTCGTACCAAGAAAGAAACTTTTCAttctataaaagaaattaaagttttaattaacatatacataaaatatatgtgtatttgttaatacgtacaaaaaattaaaacaaaatatttcttaaaattgaatACTTACTGTGTGAggtgtaaaaaaactttttctttctaatcCTTTTTTATCTCGTCTGGAGTTGCAGCCATCCACGCAACAAGccatttatttactaatttattttatctgcattagaaattagaaatacaaattttacaaaaaaaaattgaaaaaagttacaaaattaaaaatactgttaaatattaaagctaGACAATAGTGCGCGAATTAATTTTGAGCAAAGCCTGTCATATATTTTGTAGAAAGGAAAAATGTAAAT
The window above is part of the Solenopsis invicta isolate M01_SB chromosome 8, UNIL_Sinv_3.0, whole genome shotgun sequence genome. Proteins encoded here:
- the LOC105204128 gene encoding uncharacterized protein LOC105204128 isoform X1, which encodes MACCVDGCNSRRDKKGLERKSFFTPHTNEKFLSWYEIMSARNKKINKNSRFCELHFKSEDIIKEDAFVQTDGTIIYVPRQRPKLKEGAVPSIFSEERVPYFNHIEHEKHEGRLTFLHDEKISNECNTSVLHSVKKPDPIKFSAEDINIAKAIEVPTSHWFVNIDDEHMMWTCWANDFSHILRRISVTTNLEVKAFIGEKEVSFNKKIHNIQEVKQILNKVQTMFPCANINNENRVTNCQGFVIINRYRGQKMRCSACTKGWKILLRQSRNIIPNQKVKEYHNQKKISFNNTYIYIYIYICHQVIKLFKL
- the LOC105203520 gene encoding putative nuclease HARBI1; this encodes MWKQTAVFYLTETLSVHNNDSSSTSDSSYCYDVDSTTTNDSFLYSENDNNALYFPLMQYLSCGRKRHYVEDYLQLVESWTEYEFKEHLRLSRQTALQLIDEYETSEFMPNHLYGIRPISGRLSIYILLWFMANTEPLRTISDRFDVSISSVFRIIRRVIAWLLTKTDEIITWPQHEKVIAVCERFFSKRRIPQVLGAIDCTHIRIEKPSTNEQLYCNRKKFFSIHLQAIVDSNMRFTNVYIGEPGSLHDARILRRSLIYERANEEKETVFPNETFLLGDSAYPSLAWLVPPFRDNGHLTPQQIEFNFIHSSTRMVVERTFGFLKGRFRRIKFFTEYRNMQFITDTVTAACILHNYCINVNDDFEVNEKINENDDNILLNNFDNENIAGEDRRMKLFRQLFPE
- the LOC105204128 gene encoding uncharacterized protein LOC105204128 isoform X2, giving the protein MSARNKKINKNSRFCELHFKSEDIIKEDAFVQTDGTIIYVPRQRPKLKEGAVPSIFSEERVPYFNHIEHEKHEGRLTFLHDEKISNECNTSVLHSVKKPDPIKFSAEDINIAKAIEVPTSHWFVNIDDEHMMWTCWANDFSHILRRISVTTNLEVKAFIGEKEVSFNKKIHNIQEVKQILNKVQTMFPCANINNENRVTNCQGFVIINRYRGQKMRCSACTKGWKILLRQSRNIIPNQKVKEYHNQKKISFNNTYIYIYIYICHQVIKLFKL
- the LOC105204128 gene encoding uncharacterized protein LOC105204128 isoform X4; translated protein: MACCVDGCNSRRDKKGLERKSFFTPHTNEKFLSWYEIMSARNKKINKNSRFCELHFKSEDIIKEDAFVQTDGTIIYVPRQRPKLKEGAVPSIFSEERVPYFNHIEHEKHEGRLTFLHDEKISNECNTSVLHSVKKPDPIKFSAEDINIAKAIEVPTSHWFVNIDDEHMMWTCWANDFSHILRRISVTTNLEVKSYKLSRICNYKPLQRTENEMFSLHKRMEDTVKTIA
- the LOC105204128 gene encoding uncharacterized protein LOC105204128 isoform X3, whose amino-acid sequence is MACCVDGCNSRRDKKGLERKSFFTPHTNEKFLSWYEIMSARNKKINKNSRFCELHFKSEDIIKEDAFVQTDGTIIYVPRQRPKLKEGAVPSIFSEERVPYFNHIEHEKHEGRLTFLHDEKISNECNTSVLHSVKKPDPIKFSAEDINIAKAIEVPTSHWFVNIDDEHMMWTCWANDFSHILRRISVTTNLEVKAFIGEKEVSFNKKIHNIQEVKQILNKVQTMFPCANINNENRFELQIVKDL